Below is a genomic region from Mucilaginibacter auburnensis.
AAAGAAAATACCGGCGTGTGGGCGGACATGTTCAAGTCTGGTGGTAAAATTGCCAAAGAGTGGAACCAGACCGCCGACTTGAGGATCATTTCATATAATGAAAAACTGGATACTATAAACACTTTAAAGCCCGTAACAACTAACGGACTATTTCTATCGCTTACCGTAAATAAAAATCAGGATGTGTTTATAGGTTGGTTTAACGGGCCAAGTATGGAAATTTATAAATACGATGCCGGCCAAACCAAACCTTCTAATTTTATGGCAGTACCCGTAGACTTTAAATCCGGACAGAATAGTATAGTAGCTAACACCTTATTCTTAAGACCATCAGAAAATAAAAACATCATTAATTTGGCGTTGCTTTATAACAATGAAAAAGGTTTCCCTCAATTGGGTATTGGTAGAATGGACTTCTCTAACAATCAGAAAAAATTTGTTACGCAAGTTTTTGACAAAGCAACTTTAAATGCATTTAAGAAAAGCTTTCAGCCTGTAAACAAAGACCTTGACAATGTTGATTTTGGTCTTCCTGAAGCGATGACTATTCAGCATATAGAAGAGGTAAATGGAAATATTGTTGCGGCGGTTGCTGCTAATTGGTTTCAAACAAGCAGCAGGGGTATTACAGTTCATATAACCAGCTCTGTTATAATTAACAGCTATGACCAAAACTTAAATCTCAAATTCCAGCAAGTTTTACCAACTACCGGTTTTCATGTGTCAGACGTTCTTACTGTAGCCTTTCATGTTAGGAAAAATGAGTTAGATGTACTCGCCAACACCAAAAACGGCATGGCATCAAATGCTTGTGCCTATGCGGCGCTTGACCTCAATACAGGTAAGTGGGTAAAAATGTATAAGCTGTCAAAGAAAAAAATTCCAGCCTTTGCTTATTCAAGAGGCTCGTCGGCATTGTGGTATGCCGATAGGTTTGTTGTTCCGTATTTTAGTCTGGTAACATATAGTTATGTAAAAAACAACATTGACCTGCAATCAAACTTTTACCTCGACTAACCATAGCCCTCTTAATAAGGTTTACCAAGCTTATTTATAAAATAACAGGCGTAGTTTATACCTTAGCGCTGTGTATTTATAACATTTGCCATGATCATTGTAATTCAGTGTGCCGACCAGGTTGGATTGGTGGCCGCTATTTCTTCGGTAGTTTCAAAACAGCAGCTCAACATAGTTTCTATGCGGGAGTATGTTGACCAGGCCGCCAACTTGTTTTTTATGCGGCTGGAGGTAGAGGAAATAAGCAATACCGAAGCGCTTGAAACGCAATTAAGAGCTGTGTTACCTGCAGATGTTACCATACACATTAACCCCACGCCTCAAAAAAAAATAGTGGTGTTGGTTACCAAAGAGTACCACTGCCTGGCCGATATACTGATACGCAACTACTTTAACACCCTTGGCGCTACCGTGCAATGCGTTATTGGCAATTACGACCATCTGCGCGATGTTTGCGAACGCTTCGGCATTCCGTTTTACCATGTATCGCACGAGGAGAAAAGCAAGGACGACTTTGAACGCCAGATAATGGGCCTCATCCAGCCGCATAACCCCGACTACCTGGTGCTGGCCAAATTTATGCGCATCCTCTCGCCTGCTTTTGTGGCTCAATACCCTATGCGGGTTATCAACATACACCACTCGTTTTTGCCCGCTTTTATTGGTGCCAACCCCTACCGCAAGGCTTACGAGCGTGGTGTTAAGCTAATTGGCGCTACCGCCCACTTTGTATCTAACGAATTGGACGAGGGCCCCATCATTGCCCAACAGATCATCCCGGTTAACCACTCCTTTACCGTTACCGATATGGTGAACGCCGGAAAGGAAATTGAAACCTCCGTACTGGCTAAAGCCCTAAAGCTGGTTTTTGAAGACCGCGTGTTTGTTTATAATAACAAAACGGTGGTGTTTGAATAGTTAGCTTTATTAGTTGACTGTTGGCTTAGCGTACCGTCTCATTTGCAGATGCGAGACGATGTGAAACGACTTTCTCTGCAATCATCTGAATTTCATTACCATACACTTTTTGAGTGAAACGATTTTGAAACGGGTGAGACGGTTTTTTTGAATTAAGAATCACCAAAATAAAAAAGTGATTTCAATATCCTAGTAAAATTCACTAACATTAATCCTTCATTATAGGGTATGTGTAAATAATTATGAGAGCAGAAAAAAAGCAGTTTCAATATGAGATACAGGCCTATCAAGAGGAATGTGTAAATAATATTGTTAACCTTTTTGAAAGTCTTCACCAAAAAGCCAAATTTTCCGAGGTATTCACCGCGCACCATAAAAAGAACAATTATAGCTTTCCTGTTAAGGAAACTAATAATATTGATATAATGATGGAGACCGGAACGGGCAAAACGTTCACGTTCATAAAAACCATTTTTGAGCTAAGTAAGACCTTTGGATATAAAAAATTCATCATTCTTATCCCAACAGTTCCTATCCGAGAGGGAACCCGCACAAATTTAGAGGACACTAAAAGCTACTTTAAAAGTTACTACGCCAACGAGAAAGAAAAGGAAATTGAAACCTTTGTTTATGAAGGAGGAAACGTTTCAGCTATAAAGCAATTTATTTCCACGGCTCATTTGTCGGTTTTAGTGATGACGCCCAGCTCGTTTAACAGCAAGGACAACATACTAAATCGCCCGTTAGGAAACGATATAAATCAGCCTGAACTATATGTAAATAATCAGGACCCACCAAAATCCTATCTGGAATGCTTAAAGCGCTTAAACCCGATTGTGATAATGGACGAGCCTCACCGTTTTGAAGGTAATGCTTTTAAAACCTATTTTGATGGATTTAACAATTACTACTTACGTTTCGGTGCTACTTTCCCTAAGAAAAAGGACAGCTTACCTTTATCAAACGTAGCCTATGTAATGGACAGCATTTCCTCTTTCAGGCAAAGTCTGGTAAAGAAAATTGTTGTATATACTCAAGATGTTGTTGAAAGTACAGATACATTAATAGCTATTGATAATAAAAAAGCAATTGTAAGCACACTTATAAATGGAATTGTAGTAAAACGGATTTTAGGCGTTGGCGAAAAATTTAACAATAAAAGCATAAAAAAAATAAATAAGGATACCATTGTTTTAGCCGACGACACAATTGAAAAAGTAGACTACTCATTGTCTGACCAATCATTGGGGGCAATGATCAAAGAAACTATTAAAATACACTTTGAAAAAGAACAAACCTTGTATGAGCAAGGGATAAAAGCCCTCACTTTGTTTTTTATGGAAAGCGACACAAGTTTGTTTCGCGGAGACAATCCTAAAGTAAAAACAATATTTGAAGAAGAGTATTTAAAACAATACAATGGGGTTTTAAGTGAACTTGACCAAACGACTGATTATTATAGGTATCTACTGAAAGACTTTAACAGCGATAACGAGTTGCAGGTTCATAAAGGCTACTTCTCAGGTGACAAAGGAAATGCCGACGAAAAAATAAAAGAGGGTGTTGACGAAATTCTGAAAGATAAAAAGAAACTGCTTTCATTTGATAGTCCTACCCGTTTCATTTTCTCTATATGGGCATTACAGGAGGGATGGGATAATCCTAATGTATTCACCATTTGCAAGTTATCAAATCAAGGCAGCGAAATTTCTAAGTTGCAGCAAATAGGCCGCGGCCTACGCATTAGTGTAAATCAACAATTACAACGTAACACACTAAAAAACCTGAATGATGATCAGGAAAAGTTTTGGAAAATAAACAACCTGGATGTTCTGGTTTCAAGTAAAGAGCAGGGCTTTGTAGAAGCTATTCAAAATGAGATTTTAAGTAACTCCTTTTTGGTTGCCAATACATTTACAGAGCAGGAACTGGTTAAAGCGCTACAGGAAAAATGGGGCTTTGATGATGACACAGCGGTTATGCTGGTTGATGATGTACTGAAAGAAAATAAAATGATTATTAGGAAAGCAATAGTTGACGGACAACGGATTTACGAAAAATCTCCCGACTTTGCTGCCATACTTAAACAACAAAACTTACCCCCTGAACAAGTCAAACCACTGGAGGGCCTGTTTGCAACCGACGCTAATACCTACGTTCAAAAAGGCGAGAAAAAGAAAGATAAAAAGAAGATTTTTATCAAGGCTACGCATTTGCAAGAGTTTCAAAACCTTTGGAATACCATTAACAAAAATGCTTTTTATATTCTGGACAGTTTAAATGATGAGAGTGAAAAACAACTCATTAAAAACATAAAAACAGATATTGAGGCGTTAAATATTGAAGAAATTTTATTACAAACGGTACGTGCTGAGTTAAGCGCAGATAAAATTGGCCAACAAGGTGCTATAACAGAGAAACTGATTGACACGGCTACCTACAAAAATAAAGTTGATTATCTGGCATTAGTGCGCACCTTGGCTAACAATACTAAAACACCGCTGTCATTTATAGTTAATGTGTTTAATGCTTTGAGCACTGATTTTAAAAGCAAAATGCTTCTAAACAATCCGGAGCAAGCCCAGCGGGAAATTTCTCAAATAATTAATAACAACTTACTCAAAATGCTCAAGGCTAACATTAGGTATGATGGCATTAACGCGACAGCATTACCTAATGTATTCAAAACCGAAAGCGGAAAAACGTACTTAGATACCGGAAGCGTTGGTAAATTTCAAAAGGATATTGTAAACGATTTTTCGTTAAAAACAAAGTGGGTTTTTGAAGATGTGATTGAGTACGACAGCGACTTTGAATTAGAAATTGTAGAGCAAGACCCCGACATGGACAGTATTGAAATTTTCGGTAAGCTGCCTCGCCTAAAAATTAAAACCCCTTTGGGCGACTACAATCCCGACTTCTGCTATGCCATTAAAGGAGCTGAAGGTAATAAAGTATTTTTAGTGGTAGAGGCTAAAGGATACAAAACATCAACAGATATACCTCCTAATGAGAAAGGAAAAATTGATTTTGCTAAAAAATACTTTGATGCGCTTAGTGAGCATTACAAAGATCAAAATATTAAAATATCATACAAAGAACGTATCAATAGAACACAATTAGCGACATTGATAAACAAGGCGTAAAAATGGCATCACAGGAATTTATACAGGCAGGCTTTAACGTTGTTGGAACAGAAAACAGCGAGAACAAACTATTAAGCTTTTTGAAAGAGAATTACCCTAATGTAATACGCGATACCGAAATAAACCTTGAGGAACTAAAGGCTGTTTTAGGATTGCCCGTTGACGAAAAAGTAAACGGATACGGTTTGAACTTTGTGGGAAGAAACTTTGCAAGGGCCAAATATGCAAAAAAAACAGAAAAAGAACTACGCCTGAATACCGCGTTAAGCAAGCATATAGACACCACCCAAAACCTCGTGCTTAAAGGCGACAATTTAGATAGCCTAAAAATTTTAAAGAATTACTACAGCGGACAAATTAAGTGCATTTACATAGACCCGCCATATAATACTACAAAAGACGAGTTTGTCTACCCCGACAAATTTGACAAGGAAGAAGCGGAAGTACTGGGTTTGACTACTTTGAGTGAAAACGATTTTGACCGGATGGATTTTAGCTTTAAAACTAAAAAAAGCCATAATGGTTGGTTAGCATTTCTATATCCACGTCTGTTGTTAGCAAGAGACTTATTGAGCCCTGACGGCGCGATATTTATAAGCATTGATGACAATGAACAAGCGAATTTGAAACTACTTTGTGACGATGTTTTTGGGGAGGAAAATTTTGTCGAAATATTTTCATGGACTAAGACAGCAACTCCGCCGGGCCTATCAAATAAATCAAGAAAAACCAACGAGTACATACTATGTTATGAAAAAAACAAAAACAATTATAAATATTTTGGCGAGGAACTCGACGGTGGCGATCAACCTTTATTGAATGACGGGAACGGTATCGGCAAGTTGGTTATTCCTAAAGAAAAAATTAAATTCAATTGGGCGGATGGTATTTATGAGGCAGGAACATATCACAGAATTCAATTATTAGAGCCGATAAAAATTGAAAAAGGGATACCTAACAAAGATATTTCGGTACAAGGTAGATTCAAGTGGCAGCAAACTTTTCTTAATAATGAGGTAGTTAAGGGAACAACATTCATTGTAAAATCCAAAAAATTCTCAATTAGATTTCAAAGATTCGAAGACGAGAGTTATAAAACACCTACTAACTTCTTAAGAGATAGAATAACTAGTCCACAATTGGATAAAGAAAATGGGAACGTTGATACTAATGAAACTGCATCAAGTCAACTTGAAGAACTATTCGGCAGTAAAGTGTTTGATTTTTCCAAACCGATATCACTAATAAAGTATTTAGTTAATTTTCTCGTGAAAGACGAAGAAATAATACTCGACTTCTTTGCAGGTAGCGGTACAACCGGGCACGCCGTCATGGATTTGAACAAAGATGGTGGTAATAGAAAATTCATACTCTGCCAAATTGATGAACCCATAAAAGCAGATAAATCAGCTTACAAGTTTTGTGTCGAAAATAATTTGCCACCAGTAATATCAAGCATTACCGTAGAACGTTTAAAACGAGCGGGTGAGAAGATTGCACAAGACATTGAAGTTGAAAATACTAAGAGTGGCATATTTGATGAAGACAAAAAACAAATACCCGATATCGGCTTTAAGGTGTTTGATAGTATAGACGCGCCGCAACTTAAAATTGACGATAATGCACAAATTTCAATCAATTTAAATGGTATTGATGCGTTAAGCCGTATTTACAACATGATTTTCACGCTTGGTTTAGACGAGCCTACACAAGTGCCCGAAGTTGTAGTAGAAGATCACATCTACAAAATTGGCACCCATTATTACATTACCAACAGCGAAAAAATC
It encodes:
- the purU gene encoding formyltetrahydrofolate deformylase, giving the protein MIIVIQCADQVGLVAAISSVVSKQQLNIVSMREYVDQAANLFFMRLEVEEISNTEALETQLRAVLPADVTIHINPTPQKKIVVLVTKEYHCLADILIRNYFNTLGATVQCVIGNYDHLRDVCERFGIPFYHVSHEEKSKDDFERQIMGLIQPHNPDYLVLAKFMRILSPAFVAQYPMRVINIHHSFLPAFIGANPYRKAYERGVKLIGATAHFVSNELDEGPIIAQQIIPVNHSFTVTDMVNAGKEIETSVLAKALKLVFEDRVFVYNNKTVVFE
- a CDS encoding restriction endonuclease, producing the protein MRAEKKQFQYEIQAYQEECVNNIVNLFESLHQKAKFSEVFTAHHKKNNYSFPVKETNNIDIMMETGTGKTFTFIKTIFELSKTFGYKKFIILIPTVPIREGTRTNLEDTKSYFKSYYANEKEKEIETFVYEGGNVSAIKQFISTAHLSVLVMTPSSFNSKDNILNRPLGNDINQPELYVNNQDPPKSYLECLKRLNPIVIMDEPHRFEGNAFKTYFDGFNNYYLRFGATFPKKKDSLPLSNVAYVMDSISSFRQSLVKKIVVYTQDVVESTDTLIAIDNKKAIVSTLINGIVVKRILGVGEKFNNKSIKKINKDTIVLADDTIEKVDYSLSDQSLGAMIKETIKIHFEKEQTLYEQGIKALTLFFMESDTSLFRGDNPKVKTIFEEEYLKQYNGVLSELDQTTDYYRYLLKDFNSDNELQVHKGYFSGDKGNADEKIKEGVDEILKDKKKLLSFDSPTRFIFSIWALQEGWDNPNVFTICKLSNQGSEISKLQQIGRGLRISVNQQLQRNTLKNLNDDQEKFWKINNLDVLVSSKEQGFVEAIQNEILSNSFLVANTFTEQELVKALQEKWGFDDDTAVMLVDDVLKENKMIIRKAIVDGQRIYEKSPDFAAILKQQNLPPEQVKPLEGLFATDANTYVQKGEKKKDKKKIFIKATHLQEFQNLWNTINKNAFYILDSLNDESEKQLIKNIKTDIEALNIEEILLQTVRAELSADKIGQQGAITEKLIDTATYKNKVDYLALVRTLANNTKTPLSFIVNVFNALSTDFKSKMLLNNPEQAQREISQIINNNLLKMLKANIRYDGINATALPNVFKTESGKTYLDTGSVGKFQKDIVNDFSLKTKWVFEDVIEYDSDFELEIVEQDPDMDSIEIFGKLPRLKIKTPLGDYNPDFCYAIKGAEGNKVFLVVEAKGYKTSTDIPPNEKGKIDFAKKYFDALSEHYKDQNIKISYKERINRTQLATLINKA
- a CDS encoding site-specific DNA-methyltransferase; the protein is MKENYPNVIRDTEINLEELKAVLGLPVDEKVNGYGLNFVGRNFARAKYAKKTEKELRLNTALSKHIDTTQNLVLKGDNLDSLKILKNYYSGQIKCIYIDPPYNTTKDEFVYPDKFDKEEAEVLGLTTLSENDFDRMDFSFKTKKSHNGWLAFLYPRLLLARDLLSPDGAIFISIDDNEQANLKLLCDDVFGEENFVEIFSWTKTATPPGLSNKSRKTNEYILCYEKNKNNYKYFGEELDGGDQPLLNDGNGIGKLVIPKEKIKFNWADGIYEAGTYHRIQLLEPIKIEKGIPNKDISVQGRFKWQQTFLNNEVVKGTTFIVKSKKFSIRFQRFEDESYKTPTNFLRDRITSPQLDKENGNVDTNETASSQLEELFGSKVFDFSKPISLIKYLVNFLVKDEEIILDFFAGSGTTGHAVMDLNKDGGNRKFILCQIDEPIKADKSAYKFCVENNLPPVISSITVERLKRAGEKIAQDIEVENTKSGIFDEDKKQIPDIGFKVFDSIDAPQLKIDDNAQISINLNGIDALSRIYNMIFTLGLDEPTQVPEVVVEDHIYKIGTHYYITNSEKISTDDFASAIKNGKVFIDGWTASLNGTLQNYKEDVKIVF